Part of the Candidatus Acidulodesulfobacterium acidiphilum genome is shown below.
TAAACGAGGAAACGGCGGTTAATGTTGCAAAGCAGGAAATGGCTGCGCTGAATTACTGCAGGAACGGAGGAAGCGTAAGCGGGGTGTGCAGTGCGTTTAATAATAACGGCAGTCCTAACTGTAGTGGCAGCAACCAAAATACGTGGGATTGTCCTTCTAGTTTCTACACGCCTTATATTGGTCCGACCGTTGTAAACAACGAATGTTTTTATACAAAGATAACGGCAAGCAACGTTAATTTTGCCGATACTAACGGGAACGGGACCATTAACGGAAGTTCGAACAATTTGATACTGTCAACTTTTTTGTGTAAA
Proteins encoded:
- a CDS encoding prepilin-type N-terminal cleavage/methylation domain-containing protein encodes the protein MDKIRRNVRRNVSMRNKIVKADYIGKDGFSLIEIVFTIIIIGLAMGAITESFIAGSAKSVNIVNEETAVNVAKQEMAALNYCRNGGSVSGVCSAFNNNGSPNCSGSNQNTWDCPSSFYTPYIGPTVVNNECFYTKITASNVNFADTNGNGTINGSSNNLILSTFLCKFFIKRQIRLHLPDNIMRPSRFHFYGYKCKQII